The stretch of DNA CGTCTGGATTGCTCGCAGTGCTCTTTTCATGAACTGCCAAGAAGGAAATTTTAACAAACAATCCCCACTTTTGTTGGCCCATCCCAAAGACTGACAGCTGTTCCCATGGTGATGTGGATCTGCCATGAAAACTGGCCCCAGTGTACAGCAGAGACGGGGCGTGTATTTTCCACGGTGATAGTCACGAAAAAGACTAAAATGTCCAGCTACTAAAGACTATAGCTGTTAATAATAACTGAGCCCAGTTTTTAAAgcaataattaaattaatattagagGATTTTACAAGGTTCAGGAGGTGCAGACTCATGAACAGTTCATACTTCCTAAAACTCTggatttttaaactttaattacCATATATATCCCGCACCTCGTTTTTTGTGtattagttgtatttatttctctgtattcattgttttttgcaAAGTAAGGATTTCatatcctcttctttgtttccCTGCAGGTCAAGTGCTGGCAGTGAACATGACTATCCCAAACACTCTCATCAGAGGCACAGTAGGAGGGGAGGCCCTCATGTCCGTCCGCTACAGCAGCTTCAGCTCCGACCCGCCGGTCATCAAGTGGGAGCTCCGGAGGGAAAAGGCCGTCACGGTGGTCCAGTCGATCGGAACCGACATCATCGGGACCCTGAGGCCCGAGTACCGGGATCGCATCCTGGTGTTTGAGAACGGGACCCTGCTTCTGCACAACCTGAGGCTCTCGGATGACGGGACTTATGATGTGGAGATCTCCATCACAGATGACGGCTTCGCAGGAGAGGGAAGCATCACGCTCACTGTGGACGGTAAGGAGGATAGAGTTTATTATagaaaacatacatatatagtaggtaggggggtccctacttaatctctcaatcagtttgggggtccttggaaTGAAAAACGTTGAAAATCCTTGTTATATTGCATGATTCTGccatgttttcacattttactcTCTTTAGTCTCATACACCTGTCTCTGACTTAGACTAAAATCCAAATCTCATCTTTGATTTCTCTGATTTGCTGGTAAATACCATGTCTTCatactgcaaaaacaacaagcaaaacaaactcacaAATTTGTTGGACTTCTGTTGAAATGTGCAGCTTATAAGGgatttattatatttgtgtcatttcataacaaaatgctgcagtcttttgtcatgtttccagTCTTCCTCTCCAAGTTCAGGAGTTGCATCTTGATTACTGGAGCTTTTGGAGATATCTCAGACTAGATTTAAGCTTACCACCACCAAAAAAGGGAATCACAGTTTCCTTTAGTCTGACTCTGAATGCTGAATCGATCCACTGTTCACTCACTGGTCACATTTTAAGACCTTGCTCATCCACAGAGGTGTTTTCTATTTGTCTGGTTGCACGTGGGTGAAGCTATGCTGGGAATCAtatgaggtcagactccattaATCGATGGCGACGCTCCATTTAGTTGAATACgtagtttatatttatataagtgTGTGTGGAATTTAAATGACCGTCAGCTTAGGTTTACATGAGCAGGATGggatattgtgtgtgttgaatgaaagacaaaacaaaaccggcACAAGCTCACATAACAGCGTGAGTGAAGGTCACCTGTGTCCTGGAGAAGAGTAGGAGGGAGAAACAATGTCCCACAGGAGACATTCTGTCCAAAAGaccttttcttcttattttactGCAGAGAATTTAATCCCTTGCCAAACGATGACATAACAAATACAATACTGACATTCATGTGAAATGTCTCCATCTGCAAAATGTCACTTATATTCCACTTTATTCGCTTTATATTTCAAAATGCAAGGTTGAATTTTCACACATTATACTGTCCCGGTGCTTTTCGTCGATTTAATTGTTCAGCTGTGAGACGGTGACTAGACAAAATACAGGACAGCTCCCTGAGCGAGAGgctgtttgatttcatgtttgtCTTGCATCTAATGGACATAATgccatacttttattttgtaaatctTCTAGTTTTCCAGCATGTGTGGAGAAAAAATGTGAAGTTTACAAATTTGAAAGATGCAGCTACagaaaaatactgtcaacacATACTAAAAACgtttcaacaacaacatttgctTGTTTGAGACGAAGAAATGACAAATagagatgcattttaaatttgcaGCACGTGCTTTAATTCATAAGTATAGCTGTTCTTTGGTTTTTAGGTAGTATTTTCTAAGAAACAGACCCCATATAAAGCAAAGGCCCCATGATGGATCCTTGGGGTACacctcagagacacaaacaggagaCTATGAACAGTTATCAATCATTACTAAATCGTTATGGGAATGGTTTATTAGTAAGAAGAATTGCAAATTCAGAGATTGGAGGCACCTTATCCGATGGATGTTTGAATTAGCACCATATTAACCTTTAAATATTGATGACGGGGCTGTAGTGTTTCAGTTACAGCTTGTTCCTCATGTCCAAAATGCCTAAAATCTTCAAATACGATAAGTAAATATAAGTTAATTGTTGCATGTGGAACCACAACAAGCACCAGATCATAGTGCATCAGCCATGGAGGACAGAacgtttacttttatttgctgtttacATCTGTTCACATGTTAAAGTCTTCTGTCCCTCATGTACATCCAGAACCTATATCCAGACCGTTTATCGACATGGAGACGTCCTCTGTGCTGGAGCTCAGTGAAAACGTCCTCCTCAACTGCTCCCACGAGAACGGGACCAGGACCACGTACAGGTGGTTCAAAGGCGGAAAGCTGCTGACCAACGAGACGAGGTTCGTGTTGTCCCCCGATCAGAAGCTCTTGACCATCACGCGGGTGCTGATGGCAGACGACGACATCTACATCTGTGCGGTGGAGAACCCCGTGGGCAACATGACGAGTCTGCCCATCAGACTGACTGTCTACAGTGAGTCACACTGTCCATGTTGTTGGTGGCTCTATTAACCATAGACAGGTAGTTTCACTGTGAGGCTAAATGTTTACATCAGCTAACATGTTGGTGCTAAGCAGGAAGTTTAACGTTTGATGCTGGTACTAGCAGCAGATATGAATCTCAGTGGTTGTGCAGGTGTTTTGTGATAAACCAAAGCTGCGGACAAAGTCTTTGACCAAATAATGGAGCAACATGGGAGACACATTAGTCATGGGAGGTATTTTTAGATCAGATTTCATGACAAACCATCCAACAGGTGTTGAAAATTTTCAGCTAAAGGGTCAATGTGTAATTATGGAACTTTTTGAGTTTAatttagtgtatatatatatatgtatatatatatatatatatatatatatatatatatatatatatatatatatatatgtatatatatatatatatacatacaattgAGTAAATTGAAACCGAAAGTTGAAGtgataaatccacacttgactcaGACgctactttatattaaataactaagaaagaggagaaagaacaaaCCTTGGAGTAGATCATATGATTTAGATTTAGCACAGTTCATTGAGAGGTGTAATAGCATGTGTGTAATGGGTAACTTAttagttattttccatataaaatttgatatattgcaaaaaaagaaacatctgtcatgattatctcaacttaacaaaaagaacataatCAAAataagctcattttattattgtttagccAATTAGAAGGTGGTTATTATTaaatttggagttgacattttagtgatatctagtcatttttttcatttataagtgattgtttccagaataaataattatggattttgtaaaaacatgatcATATTGAACATAGGCAAaaatttagtttaataaaaATTTATGCACGATATATCCTATGTACTTCAAAAGTTACATATTGACCCTAAAGGACCAAGACTGGCATCCATGTCATATACACATGATAATatatttagcttagctttactCACAGGCTCTTTTAATACGTTTTATACTAATGTGATCCCGTGTATTTTTGTGCTGTtgataaactgtatttttacttaTCCCACCAGAAAGAAGTTCCCTCTACATCATCCTTTCCACCGGAGGCATCTTCCTGCTCATCACTCTGGTGACAGTGTGCGCCTGCTGGACGCCGTCTAAGAAGTAAACTGGCTTTTAAAGCAactctgactgtttttttttaaaaagagacaaaaacatgaacgGACTGGTACAATTTTGTCTTTATAGGCCGCGTCATCCACCCAGAAAGTCCCTCACCAGGTTTTATGACTCTCGTCCCACACCGATCAGTCACACAGGTAAAACCTCTCACCTGTCACAAACTGTAACCTAAGAGTAACGACCGCATGGAGATTAGGAAACGTGTGTGACGGCTCAGTGTTTTGTGATTTGCTGCAGATGACGTCCTTCCAAAAATGACTGAGCATAATGGGATAAATGCAGTGACTTCACTTTACATCCTCCAGCAAAAGGTACGTCTTACCAGTGAGACACTCACAAACCACCTAAACAAATATCAGGCCGTGACACGATCATGTAGGAGCAATAAACGCTCCAATACTCACTGCAGAGTTTACAGTCCACTACTCATGTCTCCCTGTGGTGGGCTATAAAGCTACTACCGCGTGAACGTTTGACTCAGTGTTGACGATCTATTTTGCATCTGTTTTGCATCTGTTTGAGATGTGAACAGCTGTGAGTTCACTTCCTTTAGTAGCTGGTTTAATAGCAGAACACTTTCAGTTATTCTTAGGTCACTGCTTCACAATAAAGTTTCGGAATAACGACGAGAATATAtttagtgaaatgtttttactaATACATACCTATGTAGTGAAGGAGATTCCTCCTCTGCAGACTTTACATTAATTATGTCTGACCTTCTACTGGCCTTGCAGTGGCTGTGCAAGTGTCTTTGGCCTCCGATTTATTACCTGAACCAGCCACAGCTGAGATGATACAGTCTCACAACATTGGTAGTGACGTGTGgatcaaaactgaaatatcgttacgtccgataccaggtctttatgctctaaaatcgattctcataTCAAAATACtttgatactttcgatacttcagtcattcaaggtaatgtAGAGTGGAGAGTAACTGAACTATTCAGTTgttgcaacacaacaaaccttgaaccacaaacacagaatatgaggcatttatgatgaggaggacagaagaggagagaacagggtcagaatgaagttttcattttatagtagttcttaaaaTTTAagcaaaattttattttaacagtcttttttttttacttatgtCTTTTTatagtgtttgaaacaacattttctatttgctatatagtaaatgaggccactacctcaatatactttaatttatttaatactttaatttaatttaaaataaatcaataaatacattactctgatatcttgtattctttatgatgatttgaaatacactagttttttaggtttaccagacacgttagtgtgtatttacatgAAGTATCGTTATTGGATCGATATTGCCAATACCAGCCTGTGTCTTACTCTATtaaacagtttcagtttttttttttttttttttttcttaaaaaacacCCACCCGTGCCCTTCGATAGCTCAGTTGGTAGAGCGGAGGACTGTAGAGGTTCTGTGACAGTAATCCTTAGGTCGCTGGTTCGACTCCGGCTCGAAGGATGAGCTTTTAATGTGTAAACACTATGGAACAGCATCTGTCCTTTGCTCgaactgtttctgtttaatctAAAGTCGtgcataaatattaaaatagcTGCTCACAAACACCTTCTTCAAACTCGCACAAATCTGCTcctactgtattttatttattgcaacaTGTTAGTTTGTTAGTGTGGAACTGTGCTGATGTTgtcacgttttctttttttgtttttttacaggatCCCTCCACAGACGACTCTTCCAGCAACAGCATCGGGTCCCCGACTGAACTCGACAACCCTCCGTGCTACACCAGCTCCCCGAGATACTCTGGTCCTCTGCCCCAGTCTGCTGGGTCCCCTGCTCGTGGCTCACATAGATatacctgaaaaaaacaaaacgcagaGAGGTCACGTCGTCCTACTGAGCTCTGCACACGACTCTGAGGGGTCCTGCTGCACATACGCTTGGAGTCTGGGAGTTTTTGTGTCATTACTGCCTGTAACTTAGATATAAGTTGTTTTTAAGGTGagcagcaaaataaacaaacaaataaatagatgaagGCAGTGACACGTTTTAGACGAGCTTTAAAGCCGCTCGTTGAGGTTGTTGTTGGCGATGCTGTGGAGAGTCTGAGTGAAGCTGAGGCGGCTTCTCTATCACTGCTTCGTTTGTTGTGTGATATTTTCTGTTCAGTGAATTTCAGCGATGACTGTAAtattttttgtgatattttagttttactaGATGATTTAATGGCAGCgtaaagagagagacagggaccGGTTTGGAGGTTTAGGAATTTTATACTGTAGAAATTGCAATAAAATAGAGATTTTAATAAAACGTGAAAATTCTCTGTTGGCACATCTATGTCTGTTATGAGCTCTTCAGCTCAGGTAAGTGACACCTGGTGTAAAGCCTCACCTATAAAAACTGAACTGCACTTAATGAGCCCTCAGGATGTTAAACATCTGAGACTCTCACAGTCAGATTGAAACTAAGGAAACTTTTTGAGCGAGAGATGAAATATGTCTTCAAGAAACACAAGCAAGTCACTTAGTTACATAGTTTTAGAAAGATCTTTTTAATTGCAGATCAGTTTCTGCATGAGTTGGTAGAAGAGAGGATTTCAATATATACATGTGTTGACACTAATACCTTTAGTCTATTGGCCTCAGGCTGGAAACGTCTCAGATATCCTGCAGGAGGGTGATAATACTGATACCGacccacttaaaaaaacaaaaaaaaagtaatagatacaataatattaataaaatatctaaaaatatgaagatttagaaaatgtaaaaattattaaagatttaaaagatttaataaCGATAAAACGCACAAAGACTTAAATAACACAAGTAAGAGTTAAAAGCACTAAAGATTTAAGAAtagtaaaataagagaaataaaaaaataaataaaagtcagattaaAAGAGTCTTGAGAGCAGCAACTTCTGAACGTAGCCTCCCCACATTAAGGGTTTAGGTTCCTACAAACCCACAAACCACACGACGACGCAGGATGTGTTTGACAATTTATTGACATAAAGATGTGATACTATGACAATAACAAATCATTTACAACAGGGTTACAGCAACGATGctagaaatatttcatttcattaagaCGCTACGAGAGATCTCACCGTACGTTCTCTCTGTACTTTTAGCAACAGCTCTGGATAcaagtctgtttgtgtttggaaaaaaacaaaaaaaaaaaaacaaaaaaaacatgagctcTACCGCGGAGACGTGGGGGTTCGTGTTAAACTGAAGCAAATCCACAGCCGGAGAGAATAAAGGGTAAAATGACAGCGAGCGCATGCAGGCacattaatgtatttattcttttttttttgttgtttttttttttttacgttatCACTGATCGTTGAATACGTGAAGCCTTCGTTTTATTCTATTTCCGGGGAaatgataaaacattttaaagtcatTAGCTACAGAAACTACACCATCACTGGACTACACTACAGCTCCTCGGTTTGCATCCTAACGCTTACatagcgcacacacacgcaaacagacacacacacacacacaaacacacacacaacgccaACTTCAAGGAGGCTCTAATGACACCGAAGCACTAAAACACAAGCTTGGCATTTAATTTGCTTGGTCCTGTGAGTTTGGTTTGGCTGACCCGCCACAAATTTGGACTGGCATgaagattacacacacacacacacaaaaacaacactggcGTTCAAAGaaagtgtgattatttttttttctgaatgggaagcaacaaaaggaaacacacagaggTAGATGCACAATAAATAGGAATGCTGTTAGAGGTGTATTAAGCCGTGTATGTGGTTGCAGTAACCGGGCTAAAGAGTGACACGAggaataaattcataaaaaaaaaaaaaaaaaaggagtggcACTGGTGAGTAAACACAGAATCAACGGAACAGCTGCTGTGGTTTGTGTAGTGGTTGTAAAAAGCTGTTGGATACGACGGCGAGACAAGAACTCTCATTCACAGATGTGTCGTCTGCCGATCAGAAGCTTCTCGAACGTTTATGGCCCAAAAGTTTTAAAGTTCAcagttttctacttttttttttatttatttatttttatttgaacctgaaatcatcaaaaaaataatacaagtaGCTGAAATGGAGTGTCTTTTAATAGATGGGAATggatgtttcttttcattttttttttgtcaccttcACCAATTTTACATAAACCTCAAATGACAAGGAGGTTCTCAAGCTCTTACTCGTCTTCTCTGGTCTGCGTTTACACtaaaaagttgttgtttgtaTCTAAATCTCGTAAATTAACTCGCGACAGGAAAAGACGCCTGTCGGGTTTTGTCTCTTCATGCACATGAAGAAAAATCAGTCACTGGAATTATTTTGAAGGTACAGCTGAAGCAACGACggtatcaaataaaaaaaaaaaaaataataatctgaaccGAAACATGTgtaaagtacaaaaataaaatgaaataaaataaatcaatggcTTCGTGGAAACTGGAGAGGACAATTTTATCACTGGTCACTTCTTCACGACATTAAGACACCGAAGTTAAGGATGGAATTGATTTTTCTCTGGGAggtaaaaatctaaatgtggaGCTGAATAAAGCTTTCAACTGCCAAAACAAGGGAAATGTGATCACAACGCCTCTAACGCCACCCGTTCGGATTATTCAGCATTCACCGCTGACCGTTTTGGACTCTCTTGTTTTGGCagtgaaatgataaaacactGTGGTTTCGCCGTCAGGATGAAGCAGGATTTGCTAAGTGGTGGAGCAGATCAGTTCTTCAGCACCGAGTCGTACATCTGGTAGACGTACTGGGACACCTCGGGGGCCCGACACTTCAGGGACAGCTGTGGACGAAGACAGGAGACACACATTAttgaaaaagtattttaaaacagcCTAAGCAAATCTATCTAGAAAGTATTGATGATTTGAATGTGGGGAAATGtcaaaatttaacatttaaagttgGTGAGAGgtcaaaaatggtttaaaaaaaaaaggaagaaaaagaagtgaaaccTGGTGACAACAAACCATTTAAGTAATTATGTAACACAATATAGAATAACAGATCATATTGTCCTGCAAACCCCAATCAAACAGGATCCATTTCTCACATCTGCGACGCTCTGGACTCCACCAACAAACAAGTGAATCTTAGGAAACTTAAACTTATACATAAGACTTACTCAGAGGTTTAATCCGACTACTTTTTTCACAGTAATCTAACgcgtaatcagattaaagttattcatccaagtcactgtgtgttactatttttcccaaTTTTCCTGAGTAGAAGATATTTGtgtcttcactttgtggaaATTTTGTATCGTTGATGCtcaataaatggaaaataaattaataaataaatgaaaaaatgtccTGGTGTAATTCTACCTGATAGGTGGGTCTGCAAATTTTAAGAccaataaagaagaaaaatgtgatataattacaattttacattaaatttcCATCCTATcttgtgtttaattattttttgaaatagTTAGTCAATTAGTGAACACACTAATTATTTGCTCTAGCTATATTTCAACCAATCAAAGTACAACTactcaggatttatttatttatttgccgcTTTTCTCTCAATATGATCATtaatataaagtaaaaatgtttgggttttggttatttatgaattaaaaattagagtttgttgttttagttattAAATCCAAAGACTCATATTATTGCACTTTATAATAATTTCCACCAATTTTCATCCTTTTATTCAATAGATAATAAGCTAAACAAGATATTTCTAGTTCCTCCTGAGGGATCCAGGTGTCGTCTATGTGGACATCTTtggattttctctgttttataatCAACATGAAGTAAAGATGTTTGGATTTTGGACTGTAGGTGGGACAAAATGTAGAGAGTTGGAGACTCTAACCTACAGTAAACTTATCAAAGCCAAAGACTCATATCAGAGAGATGAGGTGTTTTACTCCTCCGTGCTGACCACGCCCAGTAAACTTCTAACAAGTTATCATAGCGACTTTTAAAGCTTTCAGATACAGTTTCTATCTGAAAGCACAATGTGAACATAATAAAAGCTTTTCTCTAGCAGTTTGGACGTGGTACCGTGTAGTTGGGGTTGCCGGGCTGAATGCGGAGCTCGGCCAGGATCCAGATGCCGTTGGTCAGCTTCAGGGACTGGTACAGCATGTCCTGACCTTCTACGTTTCTTTTGGCAATAGTGTAGATGTTGTTGTTCTGAAGCTTCCCTGACACCGTGTCTGCAAGACCAGAATCAAGTTAggaacatatatttatatatatgtcgCTACCTGGTGCTATCATCAAAGTACTGAGAGAAGAgacacaacaagaaaaacacacacacacgggagaCT from Mugil cephalus isolate CIBA_MC_2020 chromosome 15, CIBA_Mcephalus_1.1, whole genome shotgun sequence encodes:
- the hepacamb gene encoding hepatic and glial cell adhesion molecule b gives rise to the protein MTVSSVLPRVANHAGCPGGKQSLRPKMKAEKDAPSKAKTIYQILLLVCLGFLNSGQVLAVNMTIPNTLIRGTVGGEALMSVRYSSFSSDPPVIKWELRREKAVTVVQSIGTDIIGTLRPEYRDRILVFENGTLLLHNLRLSDDGTYDVEISITDDGFAGEGSITLTVDEPISRPFIDMETSSVLELSENVLLNCSHENGTRTTYRWFKGGKLLTNETRFVLSPDQKLLTITRVLMADDDIYICAVENPVGNMTSLPIRLTVYKRSSLYIILSTGGIFLLITLVTVCACWTPSKKPRHPPRKSLTRFYDSRPTPISHTDDVLPKMTEHNGINAVTSLYILQQKDPSTDDSSSNSIGSPTELDNPPCYTSSPRYSGPLPQSAGSPARGSHRYT